In a single window of the Mauremys reevesii isolate NIE-2019 linkage group 3, ASM1616193v1, whole genome shotgun sequence genome:
- the LOC120401913 gene encoding carbohydrate sulfotransferase 9-like, with the protein MSGPRLLFAVVVRSWWGSSEMPKMRFLLRLLTLALLCCLSLLWWGHFLRSHPPQRRGDLEADMKDDLPLTLDTLLHVQQLRKKTLRSFCSKTAKVTKLPTSQQQAAEVLSRIAVSTKLDFLYCQVPAIGLEIWEWLLEVLEKKADVTLEVPVRQPQQRGLQKRLSEYNLTAMEAMLRSYTKVLFIRDPFQRLISAYMQRLVDGLTFKEFIQSILNRGPQNASMEWKPLVSLCRPCLIQYDYVMMFGFLNREVHHLMRRMGLPMDFHLPEFTDSQIRSTYSWLSEQLLSELSLKERRQLAHFYRWDFAAFRFSSSLLWDLPSTEGSK; encoded by the exons ATGTCGGGCCCACGCCTGCTCTTTGCTGTCGTTGTCCGCTCCTGGTGGGGCAGCTCAGAGATGCCCAAGATGCGGTTCCTCCTCCGCCTGCTTACCTtggctctgctctgctgcctttCCCTCTTGTGGTGGGGGCATTTTCTCAGGAGTCACCCTCCCCAGCGAAGAG GTGATCTGGAAGCAGACATGAAGGATGATTTACCTTTGACATTGGACACCCTCCTCCATGTTCAACAGCTCAGGAAAAAGACACTGAGGTCCTTCTGCAGCAAAACTGCTAAAGTCACCAAGCTTCCAACCAGCCAGCAACAAGCAGCCGAGGTGCTTTCAAGGATCGCAGTGAGCACCAAGCTGGATTTCCTGTATTGCCAAGTGCCAGCAATTGGGCTGGAAATCTGGGAATGGCTTTTGGAGGTGCTAGAGAAGAAAGCAGatgtgacactggaggtgccagTTCGCCAGCCCCAGCAGCGTGGTCTACAGAAGCGACTCAGTGAGTACAACCTGACAGCAATGGAGGCTATGTTGAGATCCTACACCAAAGTGCTGTTCATCAGGGACCCTTTCCAGAGACTCATCTCGGCTTACATGCAGAGACTGGTAGATGGCCTAACTTTCAAAGAGTTTATCCAGAGCATTTTAAACAGGGGACCCCAGAATGCCAGCATGGAGTGGAAGCCACTGGTCAGCCTGTGCCGGCCATGCCTCATCCAGTATGACTACGTGATGATGTTTGGCTTCCTCAACAGGGAGGTGCATCACCTAATGCGTCGCATGGGGCTGCCAATGGACTTCCACCTGCCCGAGTTCACAGACTCGCAGATCCGGAGCACTTATAGCTGGCTATCAGAGCAGTTACTCAGCGAGCTGTCACTCAAAGAAAGGCGGCAGCTGGCGCACTTCTATCGCTGGGACTTTGCTGCCTTCCGATTTTCTAGCAGTTTGCTTTGGGACCTCCCCAGTACTGAAGGGAGCAAGTAA